One genomic segment of Tursiops truncatus isolate mTurTru1 chromosome 4, mTurTru1.mat.Y, whole genome shotgun sequence includes these proteins:
- the NMD3 gene encoding 60S ribosomal export protein NMD3 — protein MEYMTEPAKHTPGHILCCDCGVPISPNPANICVACLRSKVDISQGIPKQVSVSFCKQCQRYFQPPGTWVQCALESRELLALCLKKIKAPLSKVRLVDASFVWTEPHSKRLKVKLTIQKEVMNGAILQQVFVVDYVVQPQMCGDCHRVEAKDFWKAVVQVRQKTLHKKTFYYLEQLILKYGMYQNTLRIKDIHDGLDFYYSSKQHAQKMVEFLQCTVPTRYKASQRLISQDVHSNTYNYKSTFSVEIVPICKDNVVCLSPKLAQSLGNMNQICVCIRVTSVIHLIDPNTLQVADIDGNTFWSHPFNSLCHPKQLEEFIVLECSIVRDLKRNAGAGMISKKHTLGEVWVQKTSEMNTDKQYFCRTHLGHLLNPGDLVLGFDLANCNLNDEHVNKMKSDRVPDVVLIKKSYDRTKRQRRRNWKLKELARDRENMDTDDERQYQDFLEDLEEDEAIRKNVNIYRDSTIPVEGDTDDEGAPRISLAEMLEDLHISQDATGEEGESMMT, from the exons CTTGTGCTGCGATTGCGGTGTCCCGATCAGTCCAAATCCTGCCAATATTTGTGTGGCTTGTCTGCGAAGTAAAGTAGATATCAGCCAAGGCATTCCAAAACAAGTCTCTGTATCTTTCTGCAAACAGTGCCAAAG ATATTTCCAGCCACCAGGAACTTGGGTACAATGTGCATTAGAATCTAGGGAACTTCTTGCTTtatgtttgaaaaaaatcaaagccccTCTGAGTAAG GTACGGCTTGTAGATGCAAGCTTTGTTTGGACTGAGCCCCATTCTAAGAGACTTAAGGTTAAACTAACTATTCAGAAAGAG GTGATGAATGGTGCTATCCTTCAGCAAGTGTTTGTGGTGGATTATGTTGTTCAGCCCCAGATGTGTGGAGATTGCCACAGAGTGGAAGCTAAGGATTTCTGGAAGGCTGTGGTTCAAGTCAGGCAAAAG ACTTTGCACAAAAAAACTTTCTACTATCTGGAACAGTTGATTTTGAAATATGGCATGTACCAGAATACACTTCGTATCAAAGACATTCATG atggTCTGGATTTCTATTATTCCTCAAAACAACATGCTCAGAAGATGGTAGAATTTCTTCAGTGTACGGTTCCCACTAG ATACAAAGCCTCACAGAGACTGATCTCTCAGGATGTCCATAGTAACACATACAATTACAAAAGCACTTTTTCTGTGGAAATTGTTCCAATATGCAAG GATAATGTTGTTTGTCTGTCTCCAAAACTGGCACAAAGCCTGGGAAACATGAACCAGATTTGTGTGTGTATTCGAGTAACCAGCGTCATCCATCTCATAGATCCAAATACCCTACAAG TTGCAGATATTGATGGCAACACGTTTTGGAGTCACCCTTTCAATAGTTTATGCCATCCCAAACAGCTAGAGGAGTTTATTGTTCTGGAATGCAGCATAGTCCGAGATCTAAAACGCAATGCAGGTGCTGGGATGATATCAAAAAAG CATACCCTCGGGGAAGTCTGGGTACAGAAAACATCTGAAATGAATACAGATAAGCAGTATTTTTGTCGCACTCATTTGGGACATCTTCTAAATCCTGGAGACCTGGTGTTGGg gTTTGATTTGGCCAACTGTAACTTAAATGATGAGCatgtcaacaaaatgaaatcagATAGAGTCCCAGATGTG GTGTTAATCAAAAAGAGCTATGACCGTACCAAACGTCAGCGTCGTAGAAACTGGAAACTGAAAGAGCTTGCAAGAGATAGAGAAAACATGGATACAGATGATGAAAG GCAATACCAAGATTTCCTTGAAGATCTTGAAGAAGATGAGGCAATTAGAAAAAATGTGAACATTTATAGAG attcaaCTATTCCTGTGGAAGGTGACACAGATGATGAAGGAGCACCTCGAATTAGTCTGGCTGAGATGCTTGAAGACCTTCACATTTCCCAAGATGCTACTGGTGAAGAAGGTGAATCGATGATGACATAA